A region from the candidate division WOR-3 bacterium genome encodes:
- a CDS encoding T9SS type A sorting domain-containing protein has translation MFSKLFAVLLLGAGIIQAKIVPANIDKKGIDEENVISDPHYPYIPLLNIVVVDSGSEYSMWTQQHECLAYNPVIGGLQFVCRSYNISGKLDVWQSDSIFSIFVLDQQIGGGRYPHSIASHPGPHISFPYLIAGAWGSMAAQYERGGWYSSQWDTVVDVGGGNVHTFKCIGKQLPDGNICFIGLTGDNSIIFRTWNYDLSQQLASGVVAPATSYYWGFDVNGGIAHIFWYDDNLNVYYKTTTDGISWSQTQIYNLVWPQPFTNNVFYWGQMALTDGGNPILVFDIVNGDDTEYPYEGKIYVSIAPGQPCIEVGVSTQGAENFYPTIATGGNYVVVLFGKTRNGSGPYTFWDIYYNYSADNGLTWHTPINLTTNITDHNNCLWQIAKRVVPAGYGQFFFVFGAGINDPMLDLYWDIINGGVNSARWYVARNKILGVEEKKNRALPFLNDFKVISNPAHNEFFIFFVMQQEGIVGIDLYDAIGRKVRTLTKRKLVPGYHKLKIVLNPERQIAKGVYFIKIKTDFVEKALKFIIE, from the coding sequence ATGTTCAGTAAATTGTTCGCGGTATTATTACTTGGAGCTGGTATCATTCAGGCAAAAATTGTGCCCGCGAACATTGATAAAAAAGGGATTGATGAAGAAAATGTAATATCTGATCCTCATTATCCATACATACCACTACTCAATATTGTCGTGGTTGATTCCGGGAGTGAATATTCAATGTGGACTCAACAGCATGAATGTCTGGCATACAACCCCGTAATTGGTGGTCTGCAATTTGTCTGCAGGAGCTATAATATCAGTGGCAAGCTCGATGTCTGGCAGAGTGATAGCATTTTTAGTATATTTGTACTGGATCAACAGATTGGAGGTGGCAGGTATCCACATTCAATCGCCTCACACCCAGGACCCCATATATCTTTTCCATATCTAATTGCGGGTGCCTGGGGTAGTATGGCTGCACAATATGAGAGGGGTGGATGGTATTCTTCTCAGTGGGATACAGTAGTTGATGTTGGGGGTGGTAATGTCCATACATTTAAATGTATCGGTAAACAACTACCTGATGGGAACATTTGTTTTATTGGTTTAACCGGTGATAACAGTATTATCTTCAGGACCTGGAATTATGACCTGAGCCAGCAACTTGCCAGTGGAGTTGTAGCACCGGCAACGAGTTATTACTGGGGGTTTGATGTGAATGGTGGGATTGCACACATCTTTTGGTATGATGATAATTTGAATGTTTATTACAAAACCACGACCGATGGTATTAGCTGGAGTCAAACTCAGATCTACAATTTAGTCTGGCCCCAGCCATTTACGAATAATGTTTTCTACTGGGGGCAGATGGCACTCACTGATGGAGGCAACCCGATTCTTGTATTCGATATAGTAAATGGTGATGATACTGAATACCCGTATGAAGGCAAAATTTATGTTTCCATTGCTCCTGGTCAGCCATGCATTGAAGTTGGTGTTTCAACCCAAGGCGCAGAAAATTTCTATCCCACAATTGCCACTGGGGGTAATTATGTCGTTGTCCTTTTCGGCAAGACGAGGAACGGCAGTGGCCCATATACATTCTGGGATATTTATTATAATTATTCAGCGGACAATGGATTGACCTGGCATACACCGATAAATTTGACCACAAATATCACTGACCACAACAATTGTCTCTGGCAGATTGCCAAACGGGTTGTCCCAGCTGGTTATGGTCAGTTCTTCTTTGTGTTTGGTGCAGGAATAAACGATCCGATGTTGGATTTATATTGGGATATAATTAATGGTGGAGTAAATTCTGCCCGCTGGTATGTGGCACGGAATAAGATTCTGGGCGTGGAAGAAAAGAAAAATCGGGCTTTGCCCTTCCTGAATGATTTTAAAGTGATATCCAACCCGGCACACAATGAGTTTTTCATCTTCTTTGTTATGCAACAGGAAGGAATTGTCGGCATTGATTTATATGATGCAATAGGCAGAAAAGTCCGCACTCTTACCAAAAGAAAACTCGTTCCGGGATATCACAAATTAAAAATTGTTTTGAATCCAGAACGCCAGATTGCGAAAGGTGTTTACTTTATTAAGATAAAAACCGATTTTGTGGAGAAAGCCCTGAAATTTATAATAGAATAA
- the gcvT gene encoding glycine cleavage system aminomethyltransferase GcvT produces the protein MAKKTPFYEKHLQYGAKIVEFAGFFMPIQFEGIIPEHETVRSGVGVFDVSHMGEIEITGPERIEFANYITTNDVSKLALNQVQYSAMLYPDGGIVDDLLVYNLKDRILLVVNAANTEKDYHWILQNKKFNVEIKNLSDEIGQLAIQGPKSEQLMQKIVDFDLSQLKYYWATETKIKEIDVLLSRTGYTGEDGFEVYMAAKDGLKIWDTIFEVGKDLNVKPIGLGARDTLRFEMRYCLYGNDIDKTTNPLEAGLGWIVKFEKGDFIGREALLKIKESGLKRKLVGFEVIDKGIPRPHQKIINGSKEIGYVTSGTFSPSLKKGIGMGYVEVQYSEPGTKFRVIGKEPISVEVIKGPFYKKGTHK, from the coding sequence ATGGCGAAAAAAACCCCTTTTTATGAAAAACATTTGCAATATGGTGCTAAGATTGTGGAATTTGCTGGGTTTTTCATGCCCATACAGTTCGAAGGTATCATCCCTGAGCATGAAACCGTGCGGAGTGGTGTAGGTGTCTTTGATGTTTCCCACATGGGTGAGATAGAGATAACCGGACCAGAAAGGATAGAGTTTGCCAATTACATCACTACGAATGATGTCTCAAAACTTGCACTTAATCAGGTCCAATATTCCGCAATGTTGTACCCGGATGGTGGGATTGTTGATGATTTGCTCGTTTATAATTTAAAAGACCGAATCCTTCTGGTCGTGAACGCCGCTAACACCGAAAAAGATTACCATTGGATACTCCAGAACAAAAAATTCAATGTGGAAATCAAAAATTTAAGCGATGAAATCGGACAGCTCGCAATCCAAGGACCAAAATCCGAACAGCTGATGCAAAAGATTGTGGACTTTGATCTATCCCAGTTGAAATACTATTGGGCAACAGAGACCAAAATAAAAGAGATTGATGTTCTGCTTTCACGGACCGGTTATACTGGTGAAGACGGCTTTGAGGTCTATATGGCGGCAAAGGATGGTTTAAAGATCTGGGATACTATCTTTGAGGTGGGTAAGGATTTAAATGTAAAACCTATCGGCCTTGGTGCCCGGGACACATTGAGGTTTGAGATGCGTTATTGTCTTTATGGAAACGATATCGATAAGACCACCAATCCCTTGGAAGCAGGATTGGGTTGGATTGTTAAATTTGAAAAGGGAGACTTTATCGGAAGAGAGGCATTGCTCAAAATCAAGGAATCTGGTTTAAAAAGAAAACTGGTAGGGTTTGAGGTTATTGATAAGGGGATACCACGTCCCCACCAGAAAATCATCAATGGGAGCAAGGAAATCGGATATGTGACCTCGGGGACCTTCTCCCCTTCTCTTAAAAAAGGAATCGGAATGGGTTATGTGGAGGTTCAATACTCCGAACCAGGAACAAAATTTAGAGTAATAGGCAAAGAACCAATATCGGTTGAAGTAATAAAGGGACCATTTTACAAAAAGGGAACTCATAAATAA
- a CDS encoding T9SS type A sorting domain-containing protein has product MYLFLVFQILFCGFQQKWYISKGVQGAVGRIFDTDYDQDGYSELVFTPYYPIYGLFFCELHLPSTWEIDSFPYVSYPILMDIGDFDLDGLPNLVLQEDFGDFPNGPPVPGISIAESPDSFSYPTQEVWRDTVGPPLVLPVCAFDIDSDGFPEIVKNRATPYGYLGIYESIGNNQYDLIFATNPDTTGSEAPAATIAFGDFDGDNKIEFVPAGADEWYWIYECIGDNSYEKVAQGYLLTHNIRDCFTVPDADGDGKLEFVVKGFVVPDARTDCFIFEATGNNTYQMIKSFHLPNAQHWDYGGGYSDVGDIDGDSIPEICLEAASYVYIIKSAGNDSFYVWQTLSGNSLGSSIRITNDLDNNGLNEIVISGNNHTRIYEKTPFVTWFCPVRYDTFWANDTVYPRWKLDETIVLDSLRLYWAHPILGCHLIYQGLPQDTICQWVVPDTQSNMGNKLWLVVKGNGRYDSTSSPVFYIKRHTGVEETKISQSAIQNPKLEVSPNPFKNHCIIKFQIPDNFAIYNPKSEISIRIYDVSGRLVKDLPRLTVNGERSTVAWNGDDDSGRKTPAGVYFVRLEVSDFKKIEKTVLLK; this is encoded by the coding sequence ATGTATTTATTTCTTGTTTTCCAAATTCTTTTCTGTGGCTTCCAGCAGAAGTGGTATATATCTAAAGGTGTTCAAGGGGCTGTAGGAAGAATATTTGATACTGATTATGACCAAGATGGATATAGCGAATTGGTTTTTACTCCTTATTATCCTATATATGGTCTTTTTTTCTGTGAACTCCATTTGCCGAGTACCTGGGAGATAGATTCTTTCCCTTATGTTTCTTATCCGATCTTAATGGATATTGGTGACTTTGATTTAGATGGTTTACCTAATTTGGTATTACAAGAAGATTTCGGTGACTTTCCAAACGGACCTCCTGTTCCCGGTATCTCCATTGCTGAATCCCCTGATTCCTTTTCCTATCCCACCCAGGAAGTGTGGAGAGATACGGTGGGACCACCTCTTGTTCTGCCAGTATGTGCTTTTGATATTGACTCGGACGGATTCCCAGAAATTGTCAAAAATAGAGCTACTCCTTACGGATATCTTGGGATTTATGAATCTATAGGTAATAATCAATATGATTTAATTTTTGCTACTAATCCTGATACAACTGGCAGCGAGGCGCCTGCAGCAACTATAGCTTTTGGAGATTTCGACGGCGACAACAAAATTGAATTTGTGCCCGCTGGAGCCGATGAGTGGTATTGGATTTATGAATGCATTGGAGATAATAGTTACGAAAAGGTTGCTCAAGGATATTTACTTACACATAATATTCGTGACTGTTTCACCGTCCCCGATGCCGATGGTGATGGTAAGTTGGAGTTTGTGGTTAAAGGATTTGTTGTGCCTGATGCCCGGACTGATTGTTTTATCTTTGAGGCAACAGGAAATAATACCTACCAAATGATTAAATCCTTCCATCTTCCTAATGCTCAGCACTGGGACTATGGCGGTGGCTATTCGGATGTGGGTGATATTGATGGTGATTCAATACCTGAAATCTGCCTTGAGGCAGCGAGTTATGTCTATATTATCAAGTCAGCAGGAAATGATTCATTCTATGTATGGCAGACATTGTCGGGAAATTCTTTAGGCTCATCAATCAGAATTACCAATGACCTTGACAATAATGGCTTAAATGAAATTGTAATATCAGGTAATAATCATACCCGAATCTATGAAAAGACTCCTTTTGTCACCTGGTTCTGTCCGGTTCGGTATGATACATTCTGGGCTAATGATACCGTCTATCCCAGATGGAAACTTGATGAAACAATTGTCCTTGATTCATTGAGATTATATTGGGCACATCCAATTTTGGGTTGTCATCTAATCTATCAGGGTTTGCCTCAAGATACAATCTGCCAGTGGGTAGTCCCTGATACCCAGAGTAATATGGGGAATAAACTCTGGCTGGTGGTAAAAGGCAATGGCAGATATGATTCCACATCTTCGCCGGTCTTTTATATCAAAAGACATACTGGAGTTGAAGAAACCAAAATTTCGCAATCCGCAATCCAAAATCCGAAATTAGAAGTCTCTCCTAATCCATTCAAAAATCACTGCATTATTAAATTCCAAATCCCTGATAATTTCGCAATCTACAATCCGAAATCCGAAATTTCAATAAGAATTTATGATGTTTCGGGCAGGCTGGTTAAAGATCTTCCTCGGTTAACGGTAAACGGTGAACGGTCAACGGTCGCGTGGAACGGCGATGATGATTCAGGTCGCAAGACGCCTGCCGGCGTATATTTTGTACGTTTAGAGGTTAGTGATTTCAAAAAGATAGAGAAGACAGTATTGTTGAAATAG
- the gcvPA gene encoding aminomethyl-transferring glycine dehydrogenase subunit GcvPA, whose translation MHYLPLTPQDEEKILHRLGVGSFNELVDKIIPPELQFQGQIGLPPAASEIETRKILHKLAIANCNTNDYISFLGAGVYDHYIPAIIDSIISRSEFYTAYTPYQAEVSQGTLQTIFEYQSAICELTGMEVANASMYDGGSALAEACHMACAIKERKNVLLSELIHPFYQKVVRTYLKECGIEIVPIPHKDGLTDLERLEDLIDDHTAGVAIQHPNFYGHLESVKEISEITHKNGALLISVVDPLSLGIIAPPGEYDADIAVGEGQGMGIAQGFGGPLLGIFATKMEFVKFMPGRIVGETIDAEGKRGFVLTLQTREQHIRREKATSNICTNEALCALSSLIYLCAMGKMGIIEVGNQCYAKSHYLYNLLKEIKWIRPVYSAEFFKEFVIETEKPAHELVNRLLEYKIFAGVPLSIFDRNNQNHLLIAVTEKRTKEEIEQFIELLSKIL comes from the coding sequence ATGCATTACCTTCCTTTAACACCCCAAGACGAAGAAAAAATTCTCCACCGCCTCGGTGTTGGGTCTTTTAATGAGTTGGTTGATAAAATCATTCCGCCCGAATTACAGTTCCAGGGGCAAATCGGTCTGCCACCTGCGGCTTCAGAGATTGAGACAAGAAAAATCCTCCATAAACTTGCCATCGCTAACTGTAATACCAATGATTATATCTCATTTCTTGGTGCAGGTGTTTATGACCATTATATCCCGGCGATAATTGACAGCATAATTTCCCGTAGTGAATTTTATACAGCCTATACCCCCTACCAGGCAGAGGTCTCCCAGGGCACCCTCCAGACAATCTTTGAATACCAGAGTGCGATTTGTGAGTTGACCGGTATGGAAGTGGCGAATGCCTCTATGTATGACGGTGGATCGGCACTTGCCGAGGCCTGCCACATGGCGTGCGCAATCAAAGAACGGAAAAATGTGTTGCTTTCGGAACTCATCCATCCCTTCTATCAAAAAGTTGTGCGAACCTACTTAAAGGAATGTGGAATAGAGATCGTGCCTATCCCTCATAAAGATGGCTTAACGGATCTGGAACGATTAGAGGATTTAATCGATGACCATACTGCTGGTGTTGCGATCCAACATCCCAATTTTTATGGTCATCTGGAATCAGTCAAAGAGATTTCCGAGATTACTCATAAAAATGGAGCACTACTGATAAGCGTGGTCGACCCATTATCCTTGGGAATAATTGCACCTCCGGGTGAATATGATGCAGATATTGCAGTGGGTGAAGGACAGGGAATGGGTATTGCTCAGGGCTTTGGTGGTCCCCTTCTGGGCATATTTGCAACCAAAATGGAGTTTGTCAAATTCATGCCCGGAAGAATCGTAGGTGAGACGATAGATGCGGAAGGAAAACGGGGGTTTGTCCTTACCCTCCAGACCCGGGAGCAACATATCCGGAGAGAAAAAGCGACTTCCAACATCTGCACCAATGAGGCATTATGTGCCCTAAGTTCGCTGATTTATCTTTGTGCGATGGGTAAAATGGGTATAATTGAGGTTGGAAATCAGTGCTACGCAAAGAGTCATTACCTCTACAATCTTTTGAAAGAAATAAAATGGATTAGACCTGTTTATTCTGCAGAATTTTTTAAAGAATTTGTGATTGAAACCGAAAAACCTGCCCACGAATTGGTCAATAGACTTCTGGAATATAAAATATTCGCCGGGGTCCCGCTTTCAATTTTTGATAGAAATAACCAGAACCACCTCCTCATCGCGGTTACGGAAAAAAGAACCAAAGAAGAAATCGAACAATTTATAGAACTTCTTTCAAAAATCCTTTAA
- the gcvH gene encoding glycine cleavage system protein GcvH, with protein sequence MANVLEGLKYTREHEWAKVEGNIVITGITDYAQSELSDIVMVEPPKIGTTIKAGDAVGTIEAVKAVSDLFAPVSGEVIEVNEKVIKDPGIINRDPYNEGWLYKIKMSNPAEVENLLSAEQYRELIAGH encoded by the coding sequence ATGGCTAATGTCCTTGAAGGGCTAAAGTATACCCGAGAACATGAATGGGCAAAGGTGGAAGGTAATATTGTAATTACCGGAATCACCGATTATGCCCAGTCCGAACTATCGGATATCGTCATGGTAGAACCCCCAAAAATCGGCACGACCATTAAGGCCGGTGATGCTGTGGGAACGATTGAAGCCGTAAAGGCCGTGAGCGACCTCTTTGCTCCGGTGAGCGGAGAAGTGATTGAAGTCAATGAAAAAGTTATTAAAGACCCTGGAATTATCAATAGAGATCCTTATAATGAAGGCTGGTTATATAAAATAAAAATGAGCAATCCGGCTGAGGTAGAAAACCTCCTTTCAGCCGAACAATATAGAGAACTGATAGCTGGGCACTGA
- a CDS encoding TIGR00282 family metallophosphoesterase, whose translation MRLFFIGDIIGEPGRKKIRECLHEIIKNEGIFFTIAQGENIAGGIGVTEKTAQEIFNAGVDCITTGNHVWKYKEIYPYLETECRILRPANYPEGAPGRGYYIYEKMGIKIGVINLEGRVFMRPLDDPFRVGKKIVEEIKKITKNIFIDFHAEATSEKRTLAFYLGDHVTGIIGTHTHVPTADEQIINNRCAYITDVGMVGSIDSIIGMKKEEVLKQFLFQMPQKFQVAKHNITGNAVIIDFDEEKGIALGIRRFQF comes from the coding sequence ATGCGTCTTTTTTTCATCGGTGATATCATTGGCGAACCCGGACGCAAAAAAATTCGCGAATGTCTTCATGAAATCATCAAAAATGAAGGCATCTTCTTCACCATCGCCCAGGGTGAAAACATTGCCGGCGGTATTGGTGTCACCGAAAAGACTGCCCAAGAAATCTTCAATGCGGGAGTAGATTGTATAACCACCGGTAATCATGTTTGGAAATATAAAGAAATATACCCTTACCTTGAGACCGAATGCAGAATTTTAAGACCCGCAAACTATCCTGAAGGCGCTCCAGGCAGAGGATACTATATATATGAGAAAATGGGAATAAAAATCGGTGTCATCAATCTTGAAGGAAGGGTATTTATGAGACCCCTTGACGACCCTTTCCGAGTGGGGAAAAAAATCGTGGAGGAAATAAAAAAAATAACAAAAAATATCTTCATCGATTTTCACGCAGAAGCCACAAGCGAAAAGAGAACCCTGGCATTCTATTTAGGTGATCATGTGACTGGTATTATTGGTACCCACACCCATGTTCCCACCGCTGATGAACAGATCATCAACAATCGATGTGCCTATATTACCGATGTGGGAATGGTTGGATCAATCGATTCAATAATTGGGATGAAAAAAGAAGAAGTATTGAAACAGTTTCTTTTTCAAATGCCACAAAAATTTCAAGTGGCGAAACACAATATTACCGGCAATGCAGTTATTATTGATTTTGACGAAGAAAAAGGGATAGCCTTAGGAATAAGACGCTTTCAATTTTAA